AGCCGTATCATGATGGCCATTGATCGAAGAACCGGTTCAGTCCTCTGGAAAAAGACTGTTCAGGCCCAGGAGAAGGAAAGCTTCACACACCGTCTCTCCGGCCCTGCGGAGTCGACACCTTGCACGGATGGGAAGCATGTGTATTTTTATTTTGGAAATTATGGCCTGGTGGCTTTGAACTTCGACGGGTCCTTGGCCTGGGAAAAGATCCTACCCAAACCACGAACCGGCATGGGCACAGGAACATCCCCCATTCTACACAAAGGACTTCTTATTCTAAACCGCGACAGCACCAATGATCCGTGTATTCTAGCTCTGGATACCGAGAATGGCGAAGAAATTTGGAAGCATCCAAGAATAGGATATAATTCCAGCCATGCCTCCCCATTCATTTGGAAAAACAAGCTGCGCACCGAGTTGGTAGTAGCAGGTACACGTTCTTTGGTCTCGCTGGAGCCAACAACTGGAAAGCTCATTTGGAAAGTCGAAGACACCAATGGATTCCCATGCACCTCACCGGTTGGAACACCCGACCGCTTATTCTTCGCATCCTGGTCGGCGGCCAATGCCAATAGTCGGGAAAAGCTGGAGGCGCATTTCGACGATGAATTGGAAATCACCGACGAAGAGATGAATGACCCTGAGTTGTTCTTCAATCGATTTGATAAGAATGGCGATGGAGCCCTTGTCCGCGATGAATTGCCCAAGAGCCGAGCCAAAGATGTATTCAAATGGTTGGACCAAGATGACAACGAGATCTGGGAGCAGGATGAATTTGAGATACTCACCCGCCCCGCCGGTCGAGGCCGCAATATCATGGTGGCGGTCAATCCCGGCGGATCAGG
This genomic stretch from Opitutia bacterium ISCC 52 harbors:
- a CDS encoding PQQ-binding-like beta-propeller repeat protein; this translates as MQLTSKTLSFLLLCLAIGSQGLLASASNWPQFLGPEGLGNAGDQSIPLEFNADKNLLWKVKVPKGNASPIIWGDQIFLTAFEGESRIMMAIDRRTGSVLWKKTVQAQEKESFTHRLSGPAESTPCTDGKHVYFYFGNYGLVALNFDGSLAWEKILPKPRTGMGTGTSPILHKGLLILNRDSTNDPCILALDTENGEEIWKHPRIGYNSSHASPFIWKNKLRTELVVAGTRSLVSLEPTTGKLIWKVEDTNGFPCTSPVGTPDRLFFASWSAANANSREKLEAHFDDELEITDEEMNDPELFFNRFDKNGDGALVRDELPKSRAKDVFKWLDQDDNEIWEQDEFEILTRPAGRGRNIMVAVNPGGSGILNGTDYISWESSKHLPYVASPLVSENRVYLVKSMGLISCLNTETGTSFYSGLRTGEKCEYFSSPILADGKLVICSNYGTVFIIKDSEAFEILATNSLEEEIISTPAVSDNTLYIRSLHSLWAFKEHRTGAD